The nucleotide sequence AACCGGAGATAGTATCCCGGGTTATATCGGAAGTATTTTTAAAATCAGATAAAACGGAATCAATTACAAGTTCAGAAACCTTGTCCCCGTTTAAACCGCTTAAAGACCCGTCACATACAGCAAAACAACCGCAGCCCCTGTCTTCAAGCATTCCGATATAATCACAGTTTATTTCCATATCGCCCGAATATCGAGCGGATGAAATATCCATAAATCATTCTCCTATCTTTATAATGACTGTATAAACTAATATTTATTATTATAATATTTTATTAGCAAAATAAACCAGTCAATCAAAAACAACATATTCTCATTATACTTTATATTGGATATATTGTCAACACAAAATGCGGTGGTCTAAGCCATATTATTGTTCAGATTGAATAACAAATTAAGACAAAAAAAGACCGGCTGAAGTCCGGTCTTTTTTATATTCTAAATTAAGGCTCCGCGTATCATAGCAGTGAATTAATTTTTTTATAAGTTTTATTCTTCAACTAACTCAACAATTTCAACATTGTCAACGTTAGAAATCGGCGGGATACTTCTTGTTTCTATTGCACTTCTGTTGCCCTTTACCTTAGAGCCTACTGTTAAATCAGCAAGCTTGTAGATTCTTTTGTCATTGCCGCGGGTTATAACAGTGTCGTCATATACCATAAGGGCACGCTCGATTCCGTTGTCATCTATAATTATGCGGTCTTCCTCAACAGCTGTTATAGTACCTTCATATGGTACAGAATCGATTACATTGGGAGCATCTTCACCGTCAGCCTCTCCAGATCTATCGGTTCCGACAGTTTCGATAGAAATAGCGGTTGTCTGAGGCGGAAGGCTAAGAGTCATTGCAGCGCCGTAGCCTATTTTGAGCTCCTGTCCGTCAACAAGTGTGTTAAGGTCAAGTTCCTTATCGCCGTCTTTTAAAATTGTATCTTCGCTTACTCTGACTATTACTTCACCCAATCTTGCATCCTGAACAGACAGAACGCTGTTTTCATCTTCGCCTTTTTCAATAGAGTTTAAGGTAACGTCAGCAGGTTCAACAACTATAACATAGTCGTCTCCGCCTTCGTATACGTCTACGCCTACGAGGTTGGTTAAGAATTCAACAGGTACATAAGTTGTTTCACCGTCAACCAATGAAGGAGCTATTCCGAAAGAAACAGGCATCATTTTTGAGAAATAATAAGAGTCAAGCCCTATATTCATTCCAAACTCCTGAGCGCCTCTTAAACACTGGATTTTCTGGTCTTCTTCATTCCAAACAACTTCAAAGTTTAAGAACTCCATGACATATCTGAGCGGAACCATTTTGTGTCCGTCAACGTTTACAACAGGAACAGCAGGAATGGTAGCTCCGTTGTATGTAACTTCTGACTCAGAACCGTTGTTAACCGCTTCACCGTCAGTTGCTGAAGTAGTTGTATAGTCAAGGTTAGGGTCGGCTGTTTTTTCAGGATAATATTCCGCAAACACAGCAGTGCCGCTTGCAAGAACTCCGGCAGCAACTAATGTAGAAATAATCTTTTTTGTATCTAACTTATAATTTTTCATAATATCCTCCTAATCAATTTACTTAATGTTTTGTTTACAGTACCTTAGACGAAAGATTTTTATAAAAGTTACAGATTTTTATAAATTATTTGTAATTCGTAATATTTACCAAAAAATATATGTAAAATATAGGAAATAAGTATATTTTAAGCATAAAAATACCTGTGCAAATTACAGCACAGGTATTAAAAAGTAGGTTAAGTAGATTATTATATTAATATTGGCTGAAGCTGAATTCCCTTTTGCGCTGCCTCAACCGATTTTGGTATCAGCTTAAAGTCGGAAACCAGCGAGTTTTCTTTTTCTGAGTAATTATCCTGTCCGAATGGGACTATATAAATATTTTTTCTTGAAAGAAGTGTTCCTATGTTTCTTGCGCTGCCGCTGAGACCATCATTTGTGGAAACAGCCACAACTATCGGTTTGTTATTTCTAAGATGGGACTTTGCTGCTAAACACACTGCAGTGTCGGATATCCCGTTTGCTAATTTGGATATGGAATTCCCCGTGCATGGGGCAATCACAAGGACGTCTATAAGTTTTTTAGGTCCTATGGGTTCAACGTCTGTTAGTGCGGTCATAGGTTTTTTGCCGGAAATATCATGGACCGCGTCGTATATTTCCTTTGCTGTTCCAAACCTCGTGTCTGTATTTGCGACTGCCGGTGACAGGATCGGATAAATATCCGCGCCCATATCAGCAAGCTCAGCCATAACGGCAAGCACCTTTTTTATCGTGCAAAATGATCCGGTTAAACCAAACCCTATTTTGACGCCTTTTATCGTTTCGTCCATATAATTCATCACCTCGCTTGCTCATTTAAAATATTATTAATTGTGTCGCGGATTATGTTTCCTGCCGTGAGCGGAGCGGTTTTTCCCGGCAGCGATAACGCCCATATTACATTTCTGCCCAATCGTTTTGCTGACTCAAAGTCCACACCGCCGGGTTTGCTTGCCAAATCAATTATCAGACAGTCTTCACGGAGTTGTCTTAACATACTTCCGTTGATTATCATTTTAGGTACTGTATTAAAAACTACATCGTATTTTCTTGGGTCAGTGAGAGGCTTAGTTATGTCCGCGCCGTTATATCCATAGGCTTTTATATATGCTAAATCACTCTGTTTTCTAACCGCCACAGTAACATTTGTTCCCAGTCCGCTTAGGGTATGACATAAAATCTTTCCTACGCGGCCAAATCCTGTGCATAAACAGTTAGAACCATGCAGAGTGACAGGCAGTTCTTCCATTGCGATTTTAACAGCGCCTTCGGCTGTTGGTATGGCGTTTAAGACGGCAAGTTCCTCACGTTTCATATAGTCCACAACACCAGCGCCGTTTAGATGGGACAAAGCCGTAAGCCTCTCGTCAACTTTCCCAGCTAAAATCAGTTTCTTATCCAAAAGGATAGGGGGCTCGAATAGATCACTGATTTTTATTTTTGTTTCTGATAAAGGAGTATTAATATTCTCGTTATCTAATATTGATGAATATGGAACCGGAAGTACAATAAAGTCAGCATTGTTTACGGCCTGTGCCAGGTCGTTGCAGACAGTAATATTCTTTTTGCCTAAAAGTTCATCACTGTCTATCCCGATAACATTTACTGAATATCCGTCTTTTGCAAATCCAAGTATAACGTAAATCTGCCGTCTGTCGCCGCCGATAAATGCGAAAGTAGAATACTTGCTCATCTTCAACACCTCAATGTATATTATGTTGGTATATGAATTTGGTGAAGATATTTATAATCAAAGTTTTATTTAAAAATTTTCAAATTTTTATATTTTAAATAAACACATAGTATAATATAATTAGGAAATAAAATAATAAGGAATAAAAAATGAAATAAAAAAACGGCCGAGATGTGGTGGATCTCGGCCGGGAGTGTTTCTGCTTGAACTAACCTCAAGCAGAGGGAAATGAAAAAAAGATTGTTTAGTTGTGGTATGAGTATATATTACAGTATTTGTGTGATTTTTGCAATAGAGAAATTTGTTGATATTGCTTAAAAAGATAACTGTGTTTTTGTTAATATTTAACAATTATATACTTTTATACATTGTTAAAACCAAAAGTATATGTAATTAAAATAAGTTTTATACACAAAATACACTTATATATTTAATTTTTTCTATATTCATAATAGTTAAACGTCTGGTTTTGTGCTCTTTTATAGAAAGATAATCTGCTCCAACGTCTGAAAGCACTCCGCATTTTTCAAATTTGCTGCCGGTTTGGTTCCAAAATGCTACGCAAACATTTTTGCCGCAGAAGTTTTGAAGGTATTGTTTTAAAACGGTTGATGAGTTGTTAGAATTCTGAGGAACACTAAAGATTTTCTCAGTGCCGCTCAGCCCGTTTGTTCTAATAATAGCGTCATAAACCGTCTTTTCTTCGCCCTCTGCGTCCGGCGGAAGTATCAGATCATCATAGTTGCACGAATCAATGTTTATATTTAAAGGTTCCATGTTATGTTTGTTTCTGCCTGAACGGCGGTTATTTATAGGTTGTTTCAATTACCATTCCTCCTATCTTAGTAATAGTCTATTCAGAAAAAATAAAAAGTTTACAAAAATATGAATAACATTTATATTTTTGCAAAGAATAGATTTGCAAAACAAAATTTTAAAATTTTATAGGAGGTTTGACAATGTCAAGCAAAAGTAATAATCAAAATAATAACCAGAACAACAATCAGAACAACAATCAGAACAACAATCAGAAACAGAACCAAAATAACAACCAGAACCAGCAGTCTAGCAGACAGAACAACAATCAGAACAATTCAAATTCTAATAACTAATTGCAGAAAAGCATATTTAGGGGCAACAGGTATTGTTGCCCCATTTTTTCATTTATTACTTCTTGTATTTGTGTCCTGTTCCGAGAATAATAACTAAGGGAATTGGGTTAAAGACAAGGAGGTAGATAATATTGCCTTTATTAAGCAGAAAAAGGGTTGGATTTATCATCACTGTTTTTTTTGTTTTTTTGGTATTTTTCGGGATTTCCGCAGAGGCGGAGGAAGACGGAAATGCTGCGGCAGAAAAATTTGTTGTTCCGGGCGGACAAAGCGTTGGGGTTTCTTTGGACCTCAGCGGGGTCTATGTAGACGGGCTGGGTGATGTTGAGACCGAGGGCGGCGCCAGCGCCTCTCCGGCAAAGTCGGCCGGGATAGTGTCGGGGGATATAATCACAGCTATAAATGACGACCCTGTAAAAACTGTTGACGACTTCAGGAAAAAACTGAACACACTTGAAGATACTGAAGAGGTTAAGGTCACATTAAAAACAAGCCAGGGAACAGAAGAGACTAAAAGCGTTGTTCCTGTTAGAGCGTCAGAAGACGGTTCTATGAAAATAGGCGTTTGGGTTAAAGACGCGGCTTCAGGTGTAGGAACCATAACCTACTATGACCCGCAGACAAAGGAATTTGCCGCTGTCGGTCATAGCATTAGCAACGTTAACGCCGGTATTGCTTCAGGTGAAATAACAGGAGATATTTTTAAGTCCGAAATAGTAGGCGTGAGACGGGGAGAATCAGGAACCCCGGGCGAGCTTATTGGAGTTTATTCAGAAAATAAGCTTAAAATAGGAGCCATTAGCCAAAGCAACGAATTTGGAATCGTGGGAACCGTTTCAAATCCCGAAAATCTGAACTCTATGCGCCAGCCTATTCCGATAGGCGGCAGGGACTCAGTTTCTTTGGGTGAAGCGATTATATGTTCTAACGTTGAAGGAACAAAAATCCAAGAATTTACTATTGAAATAGTAGAGATTAATCAGAACAGCGATTGCGGCAAAGATATTGTTTTTAAAGTTACAGACGAAAGCTTAATTCAAAAAACCGGAGGTATAGTTCGGGGAATGAGCGGAAGCCCGATAATACAAAACGACAAAATAATCGGTTCTGTGACACATGTCTTGGTCAACGAGCCGACAATGGGCTACGGAATTTTTATTGAAAATATGCAAAAATAATTTAAAAAGGGTGATTTTTTCACCCTTTTTTACAGAATTGCCAATTTTTGGCGGTTATTTTGTCGAATGGGTTGACAACAAAAGGGAAATTCACTATAATTTGAATATCGAATGTTACCAAATTATGGCAAAAATGTTACAAAGAAATTACGACAGCGTTTTTCGACACTTTTGTCTATGGTAAATATTTATAAAAATTTATAAAAATTTAATCACATAGGGAGAAAAGAAATGGAAATTAATCAAAAAATCAAAGTAGCAGTAGCAGATTTCGACAGGGAGTTCGCAGACGGATTGTGCGAGTATATGAGACAGACTACAAAAATTGACGTGGTGGGTTGTGCGTATGACGGGTTGGAAGTTCCGGGTTTGGTAAAGAATAATGACGTAGATGTTTTGGTAATGGATTTGGTGCTGCCGACCATAGACGGAATAGGAGTTCTTGAGAGAATCAACAGAATGCAGCTGAATAAACGTCCTCATGTTCTGATAGTAAGCTCAGTCTTGAACGAGACTGTAACGTCATATTCCAATTCATACGGCGTTGAATATTGTATGTTGAAGCCTGTCAACTATGATGCGCTGATTGACAGAATCACAATGATGGCGGCTCCGATAACCACAGGCGAAGATGTAATGCAGAACTGGAAGGTGAACACAAAAAAGTTTGACTATGCACAGGTAGAAGCAATGGTGACAAACGTTATACATGAGATAGGCATACCGGCGCATATAAAGGGATACCAATACATAAGAAGGGCAATAATGATGGCGATATATGATTTGGATATAATGAACTCTGTAACCAAAGAATTATATCCAACCATAGCGGAGAACTTCAGCACAACGTCGAGCAGAGTTGAAAGAGCGATAAGACATGCGATAGAGCTGGCGTGGGACAGAGGTGACATGGACACCTTAAACAACGTGTTCGGTTACACGGTGTCACAAATAAAAGGAAAGCCGACAAATTCAGAATTTATAGCAATGATAGCAGACAAATTAAGACTTCAGCTTAAGAATGCTTCTTAAGATTTTATAATTAATTTTTTAATTTTACTAAGAATAATAGGTACAAAAAATGACCGAAAAATAAAACACAAAAATTTTGTATTTTATTTCAGGTCATTTTTTATTGCCATTTTTATTATGTAGTATTACAAATTTGATTTAATCGTCTTCCCCAAAGGGCAAGACGATCTCGCCCGGGCTCGGCGGGCGAAACAGGGCCTGGCGCAGCAAAGTAAGCAATTATAAATTAATTAAGCGGATTAGAGATAAAATTAAATATACCCGCGACTGCGCGCCTAACGAGGAGGACTTTGTCCTCCCTACCGATGCTTGCTAAGCAGCTTCTAGTTTTGTGCTTTAAGCTAAAACTTTTTTGCCATACGTCAGATTTTAATATATTTATACAATTTCCCCTTTTCTCAGCTTTGTATAAAATACTTTTATATAAGTCGGCAAATTATTATACTCATTATTAATGTTTGTAAGCTGCTGATATGTAATATTATGGCTTTTAAGCAAATTTTCAAAATCCGCTTTATCCTGTTTTACTTTCTTTTCTATTTTTTTGTTTAACGCAGCATTATATCCTTTAAGCTCTGACATCAAATCATATACAGTTTTATCCTCATCAATCTTTATACAGAAATTTTCTGTATCTTCAAAAGTTTTAAACTGATATAACAGTATCGAATGCAGTTTTGTATGTCTGTATCTGTCCCGTATGTATATACTGAATGGATTCTCTGATACATCGTAGCCATACCAGCTATGGTCTTTTACAATGCAGATAGAATACTCCTTCCGTTTTATAAAGTCGTTTTTTGCCAAGTAGTCGTGGGCAATCATGTTTACATAATCCATTTTTTCTCTCCTTATATATTTGTTTCCGGTCTCCGCAGCTAAGATATAGTTTTGGAGCCGGTTTTTAATTTTTTTGCGTGGTTATTGAGATATTGGTTCCATCGCTTTCCATAATAATATCGCCGTTTAAATCTGTTCGAAAAACTTCTGAGCCCTCGTCTGACAGACGGCTCAGAACAGCTTCTGACGGGTGACCGTAACTGTTTTTCTTTCCCACTGATATAACCGAATATTTTGGCATTACCTCACGCAGGAATACATACGACGTTGAAGTTTCAGAACCGTGGTGACCCACTTTCAGAACATCGGCTCTGAGATTACAGCCCTGTTCTATAATATTTTGCTCCTCTTCGCGCTCAGCGTCCCCGGTGAATAGAAATGATGTGTTGCCGAAAGTGATTTTACAGATAATAGAAGTATTATTCATATTGCTTGAGCCTAAGCCGGCAGGGACAAAGAATTCTACTGTGCAGCCGCCGAATGAAATTGTATCCCCGGATTGGGGATGAATTATTTCCAATCCCTGTTCGGCGGCCTTAGTTTTAAAGTTATTATATGCTTTGCTGGTGCTTTCTTTTTTGGGGGCAAAGACGTTTTTGACTTCCATAGTGGAGAGAGGGGCGGATAGACCGCCGACGTGGTCCTCATGGGCGTGGGAGCAAATCATATAATCTATTGAAGTTACGTTTAGCTTTTTAAGATAAGAGAATAACAGACTGCTGTCGGCGGCGTTACCGCCGTCAATAAGCATAGACTCTCCTCCGCAGAGGAGAAGTGCGCAGTCCGCCTGACCGACATCGATAAAATGCACGGATAATTTATCCGATGAATCAACAGACAAATTATCTGCATAAAAAGAAGCTGCAGGCGTTGGCTCAGATAATTCAGGCCGGATAAATTCTGAGTTTTGGCAACAGCTGGTTATTAAGAATATAGATAATAAAATACTAATTAATAAAGAATATTTTTTCATAGATATATCCGCAAAAGTAAGTGAAAAATAAAAGTATTTATAAAATATAAATATATGGAATATTAGGATACAGAACTATGTAATATTTCTTATAGACATATTTACTAACGATTTTATAGTAAATGGAGTTGTCTCGCTTAGTTTTGCGAGACCTTTTACATTACTGACTGCTATATTAAAATTATGTGATGGATTTTTCATATTAGAGGAAGTATAAATTTTTAAATCATTTGTTCTAATTAATTCTGATATGCAAAAATTTAAAATATCAGAAACAGAAGCATCGTAAGTTAAAGAAGCTTCTTCTAAAAAGTTATATAAATCATCCTCAATTTCATAAGTTTTGCGTATTCTTTTTTCTCTTTTAGAGAATTTATTATTTAAAAATTTATTATTCATCTTTTGCTACACCCCTCATATGACCCAATATTACAATATTTTCAAAATTAATTTAACTACCGTCAATACAATAATATATAAGAAATATTTCTACATATCAGAATGTATATTATGAATAATTTACTAGATAAATTTTACACAGTAGTTATGTAAATTTTGTTTACTAATGTTGTTATATAATGTCAATCTCATAATATTATTTGAAAATATTAAGCAACATTAATATATAATAAAATTAAGTAATATGTTGACCACAATATTGGTCAAAATAAAAAAGTTATATAGCAAGCATCGGTAGGGCAGACGTAGTCTGCCACGTAAGGCGCGCAGTCGTGGAAATAAATAATATAATAAATATCATTTCAGCAAAATACATTTAATTAATCTTATAATTACTTACTTTGTTGCGCCAGACCCAGTTTCGCCCGCCGAGCCCGGGCGAGATCGTCGTCCCCTACGGGGAAGCCGATTGTTGAGCTACAACATTATAAATGTGACATTGGCAGGACAACATATGAAAAATATGAAAGCGGAGAGTTAAATATTCGCATTAGTGTGTTAGTAGCATTGCGAGAGATATATGATTGCAAATATGATGATTTTTTTGAAGGATTAGTAGCAGAAAGAATAGATAGTTAGTTTTTTATATATTTCATAACAAAAAAACGGATTATATAGCAAGCATCGGTAGGGCAGACGTAGTCTGCCACGTAAGGCGCGCAGTCGCGGAAATATGTAATATAATAAATATCATTTCAGCAAAAAATTATTTAATTATTTTTATAATTACTTACTTTGTTGCGCCAGGCCCAGTTTCGCCCGCCGAGCCTGGGCGAGATCGTCGTCCCCTCCGGGGAAGCCGATTAAAATAAAAACATAATAGATTAAAAAATGACCTTGACATTTAGAAAAAAAATGATATAATAAAAGCAGATAAAAGGTAACCGTTAAACGGTCAGCCAAAAATTGTGATTTTAAAGTAACCGCAATCCTTGGGGGAGGGCGGTTACTTTTTTATTGATTCAATGAGAGTAATGAAAACAATCATAAAAATAATTATGTAAACATACTCCATATAAATCACCCCCTTTCTATCACTAAGTAAGTGATAGAGGGAGGCTAACCGTCCTACAATTTCCTTTTACCTGCTGGATATAATTATATATGTAATATTGAATAAAGTCAAATTAAAAGTATTTTACATAAAAGCATTAATAGACTAAAAAATGACCTTGACAATTAGAAAAAAAATGATATAATAAAAGCAATTTAAAGGAAGCTCTCTTCGACAGGCTCAGAGGCAGCTCTGAACCCGCAAGCAAGCTTGCTGATTAAAGATAAAAGGTAACCGTTAAACGGTTAGCCGAGTTTAGTTATTTTAATAACCGTGACCCAGGCAAAGGCGCGGTTATTTTTTTTATTGATTCAATCATACATGTAAAAACAATCATAAAAATGATTATGTACATATAATCCATGTGAATCACCTCTTTTCTGTCATTAAGTAAATGACAATAGAGGTTAACCGTCCTTCAATTTTCTTTTATCTTCAATCAGCAAGCTTGCTTGCGGGTTCAAAGCTGCCTCTGAGCCTGTCGAAGAGAGCTTCCTTTAAATTGCTAAATATAATATTATATTTGATTTATCGAATAAAGTCAAATTATAAGTTTTTTACATAAAACATATAATATATAAAAATGACCTTGACAATTTATAAAAAAATGATATAATAAAAACAGATAAAAGGTAACCGTTAAACGGTTAGCCAAGAGTAAAGTTAAAAAGTAACTGCTATCCTAGCTAAGAGGGCGGTTACTTTTTTATTGATTCAATGAGAGTAATGAAAACAATCATAAAAATAATTATGTAAACATACTCCATACAAATCACCCCCTTTCTATCACTAAATAAGTGATATAGGGAGGCTAACCGTCCTACAATTTCCTTTTACCTGCTTCTATAATATTATATTTGATTTATCGAATAAAGTCAAATTAAAAGTATTTTATATAAAAGCATATAAAAGACGAAAAATGACCTTGACATTTATGAAAAAAATGATATAATAAAAACAGATAAAAGGTAACCGTTAAACGGTTAGCCCAAAGTTTTGGTTTTAGTAACCGCGTTCCTTGGAGTAAGGGCGGTTACTTTTTTATTGATTCAATGAGAGTTATGAAAACAATCATAAAAATAATTATGTAAACATACTCCATACAAATCACCCCCTTTCTATCACTAAATAAGTGATATAGGGAGGCTAACCGTCCTACAATTTCCTTTTACCTGCTTCTATAATATTATATTTGATTTATCGAATAAAGTCAAATTAAAAGTATTTTACATAAAGACATATAATAGATAAAAATGACCTTGACAACTTTAAAAAAAATGATATAATAAAAGTAGGTAAGAGGTAACCGCTAAACGGTTAGCCGAGAATTGGGGTTTTAAAGTAACCGCGTTCCTTGGGGTAAGGGCGGTTACTTTTTTATTGACTCAATTAGAGTGATGAAAACAATCATAAAAATAATTATGTTCATATAATCCATGTGAATCATCTCCTTTCTGTCATTAAATAAATGACAACAAAGGCTAACCATTTTTAATTTTCTTTTATCTTTATTCAGCAAGCTTGCTTGCAGTTTAAAGCTGTCTTTGAATAATATTAAATGAAATTTTAAAAATATATTTAACTATTTAAACTTCTCACCTCGCTGCTGTGCAGAATTCGGTTCCTATGTTTTGCCCGAACTTTGGGCGGCTTTCCATTTCGGAAAGCCGCTTTTTTATATGAAAATTAATGTTTTTTAAATTAATCAATTCTTTTACACTTTCGTCATAATTTTTTCATATCTTCCGTATATAATGTTAAACATAGCAAGGAGATAGAAAACTTGTTTATTTTCAAACAGTTAAATTTTTTATATATTATATAGGAGGTATCAGTATGGACGAGTTCAAAAAAGAGTTTGATATGACTTCAGGCGACGGAGCAGAAAATTCCGGAACAGAAAAATCCGGAACAGAAAATTCTGTGACCGAAAATAATAATGATAATTCAAAGAGTGAGCAAACGGCGGCGTTTGAAATGAACGAAGCCTCAACTACTCAGGAAAATATACCAAGTCAGGCGGAAGCTAAAATAGAAATCAGTGACAAGACAGAAAATACAGCTTCTTCAACTGAAACAGCTTCATATAGTTACAGCGGTTCGGCTTTGGGCGGCAACGCACGTGAATCTTTTAATCAAAACAGCCAGTATTCGGGAACAAATTACCAGAACCAAAACAGTCAGAGCCAATCGGCAAACACCTCATATAACACCCAGGGTTCAACTTCTTATCAAAGCGGACCTTACAGCAATCAGGCTTATAATAACGGATTTAATGCCGCATACAAGTCAAACGGGAACGGAAACCCCGGAGTTCCGTATAATGAACATATAAACAAGAAAAAAACCGATAAGAAATCAGTCAGATATGTTGCGGCACTTTTGGCGGCGGCGGTTCTCAATTTAGCGGTTTTGGGCGGCGCGTTTGCTCTCGGTCACTCGTTTGGTTCAAAGAGCGGAACGGCGACAAACAAAACCACTTTATCAGAACAGCTTAAAACCGACGACGGACAGTCTAGCGGAGGAAGCACAGGCGGAGCCACAAGCACCGCTTCAACCACAGGAAGCAAAGACACAACAGAGATAGCAAAGGAAGTCGGCCCGGCTGTTGTCGGAATAAAGAGCACGGTTCAGGGGCAGATGAGTTTGTTCGGCGGATACAGCACATCAGAAGCACAGGGGTCAGGCATAATTATCAGCGCCGATGGATATATTGTAACAAACAACCATGTTGTTGCTGATTCAAGTTCTGTATCTGTTCAGCTCAACACCGGTTCTGAATATGCGGCAAAGGTTATCGGCGCGGATGACCAAACCGACCTTGCAGTTATAAAAATAGAGCCGACAGAAGAACTCACAGTAGCGAACCTCGGCGATTCTACAAAAGTAGAGGTAGGAGAGACGGCTATCGCAATAGGTAACCCAATGGGTCTTGAGTTCTTTGGAAGCGTAACACAGGGAATAGTTAGTGCGGTTAACAGAACTGTTCAGGTTGACAACAGAACAATGAATCTTATTCAGACCGACGCTGCTATTAATTCAGGAAATTCAGGCGGAGCGCTTGTTAATTCCAAAGGCGAGGTTATAGGCATCAACGCGGTTAAAGTAACAACTACCGGTGTAGAGGGTATGGGATTTGCTATCCCGATTTCAGAGGCAAAGCCTATTATATCCGACCTTCTTGATTACGGTTATGTTAAGGGAAGACCGGTTATAGGATTGTCAACACGTGACGTATCGGCGTATATGGCTCAGCAGTATGGATGGCCTCAGGGCGCGCAGATTATGTCTGTAACAACGGATAATGCAAGAAACGCAGGATTACAGCAGGGTGATATTATCACCAAGATAGATGATAAGACCATATCTAAAGGCTCA is from Monoglobus pectinilyticus and encodes:
- the dpsA gene encoding dipicolinate synthase subunit DpsA, whose amino-acid sequence is MSKYSTFAFIGGDRRQIYVILGFAKDGYSVNVIGIDSDELLGKKNITVCNDLAQAVNNADFIVLPVPYSSILDNENINTPLSETKIKISDLFEPPILLDKKLILAGKVDERLTALSHLNGAGVVDYMKREELAVLNAIPTAEGAVKIAMEELPVTLHGSNCLCTGFGRVGKILCHTLSGLGTNVTVAVRKQSDLAYIKAYGYNGADITKPLTDPRKYDVVFNTVPKMIINGSMLRQLREDCLIIDLASKPGGVDFESAKRLGRNVIWALSLPGKTAPLTAGNIIRDTINNILNEQAR
- the spo0A gene encoding sporulation transcription factor Spo0A gives rise to the protein MEINQKIKVAVADFDREFADGLCEYMRQTTKIDVVGCAYDGLEVPGLVKNNDVDVLVMDLVLPTIDGIGVLERINRMQLNKRPHVLIVSSVLNETVTSYSNSYGVEYCMLKPVNYDALIDRITMMAAPITTGEDVMQNWKVNTKKFDYAQVEAMVTNVIHEIGIPAHIKGYQYIRRAIMMAIYDLDIMNSVTKELYPTIAENFSTTSSRVERAIRHAIELAWDRGDMDTLNNVFGYTVSQIKGKPTNSEFIAMIADKLRLQLKNAS
- a CDS encoding dipicolinate synthase subunit B, which translates into the protein MDETIKGVKIGFGLTGSFCTIKKVLAVMAELADMGADIYPILSPAVANTDTRFGTAKEIYDAVHDISGKKPMTALTDVEPIGPKKLIDVLVIAPCTGNSISKLANGISDTAVCLAAKSHLRNNKPIVVAVSTNDGLSGSARNIGTLLSRKNIYIVPFGQDNYSEKENSLVSDFKLIPKSVEAAQKGIQLQPILI
- the spoIVB gene encoding SpoIVB peptidase, yielding MPLLSRKRVGFIITVFFVFLVFFGISAEAEEDGNAAAEKFVVPGGQSVGVSLDLSGVYVDGLGDVETEGGASASPAKSAGIVSGDIITAINDDPVKTVDDFRKKLNTLEDTEEVKVTLKTSQGTEETKSVVPVRASEDGSMKIGVWVKDAASGVGTITYYDPQTKEFAAVGHSISNVNAGIASGEITGDIFKSEIVGVRRGESGTPGELIGVYSENKLKIGAISQSNEFGIVGTVSNPENLNSMRQPIPIGGRDSVSLGEAIICSNVEGTKIQEFTIEIVEINQNSDCGKDIVFKVTDESLIQKTGGIVRGMSGSPIIQNDKIIGSVTHVLVNEPTMGYGIFIENMQK
- a CDS encoding ComEC/Rec2 family competence protein, translated to MKKYSLLISILLSIFLITSCCQNSEFIRPELSEPTPAASFYADNLSVDSSDKLSVHFIDVGQADCALLLCGGESMLIDGGNAADSSLLFSYLKKLNVTSIDYMICSHAHEDHVGGLSAPLSTMEVKNVFAPKKESTSKAYNNFKTKAAEQGLEIIHPQSGDTISFGGCTVEFFVPAGLGSSNMNNTSIICKITFGNTSFLFTGDAEREEEQNIIEQGCNLRADVLKVGHHGSETSTSYVFLREVMPKYSVISVGKKNSYGHPSEAVLSRLSDEGSEVFRTDLNGDIIMESDGTNISITTQKN
- a CDS encoding trypsin-like peptidase domain-containing protein; amino-acid sequence: MDEFKKEFDMTSGDGAENSGTEKSGTENSVTENNNDNSKSEQTAAFEMNEASTTQENIPSQAEAKIEISDKTENTASSTETASYSYSGSALGGNARESFNQNSQYSGTNYQNQNSQSQSANTSYNTQGSTSYQSGPYSNQAYNNGFNAAYKSNGNGNPGVPYNEHINKKKTDKKSVRYVAALLAAAVLNLAVLGGAFALGHSFGSKSGTATNKTTLSEQLKTDDGQSSGGSTGGATSTASTTGSKDTTEIAKEVGPAVVGIKSTVQGQMSLFGGYSTSEAQGSGIIISADGYIVTNNHVVADSSSVSVQLNTGSEYAAKVIGADDQTDLAVIKIEPTEELTVANLGDSTKVEVGETAIAIGNPMGLEFFGSVTQGIVSAVNRTVQVDNRTMNLIQTDAAINSGNSGGALVNSKGEVIGINAVKVTTTGVEGMGFAIPISEAKPIISDLLDYGYVKGRPVIGLSTRDVSAYMAQQYGWPQGAQIMSVTTDNARNAGLQQGDIITKIDDKTISKGSDLTEYKDTKSPGDTVKLEVYKYATGKTESVSVVLSEQIPE
- a CDS encoding copper amine oxidase N-terminal domain-containing protein, which codes for MKNYKLDTKKIISTLVAAGVLASGTAVFAEYYPEKTADPNLDYTTTSATDGEAVNNGSESEVTYNGATIPAVPVVNVDGHKMVPLRYVMEFLNFEVVWNEEDQKIQCLRGAQEFGMNIGLDSYYFSKMMPVSFGIAPSLVDGETTYVPVEFLTNLVGVDVYEGGDDYVIVVEPADVTLNSIEKGEDENSVLSVQDARLGEVIVRVSEDTILKDGDKELDLNTLVDGQELKIGYGAAMTLSLPPQTTAISIETVGTDRSGEADGEDAPNVIDSVPYEGTITAVEEDRIIIDDNGIERALMVYDDTVITRGNDKRIYKLADLTVGSKVKGNRSAIETRSIPPISNVDNVEIVELVEE